A window of Campylobacter cuniculorum DSM 23162 = LMG 24588 contains these coding sequences:
- the cysE gene encoding serine O-acetyltransferase — MGLWSIIKEDFIQPKIQDPAFSSRIELFFNYPGVWAIVNYRFAHLLYQKKFKALARIISGISQFLTGVDLHPEAKIGRRVFLDHANGIVIGQTTIIEDDVLIYQGVTLGGTSLERGVKRHPTIKKGVIIGAGAKILGNITIGENAKIGSNAVVVKDVGAGLTAVGIPAYIIEHKKQEKSRAIDEFCENKLDKLENEILELKRKFKI; from the coding sequence TTGGGACTTTGGAGCATTATTAAAGAAGATTTTATACAACCTAAGATTCAAGATCCAGCTTTTAGTTCTCGTATTGAACTTTTTTTTAATTATCCGGGTGTTTGGGCTATAGTTAATTATCGTTTTGCACATTTGCTTTATCAGAAAAAATTCAAAGCTCTTGCAAGGATTATCAGCGGAATTTCTCAATTTTTAACAGGAGTGGATTTGCATCCGGAAGCTAAAATCGGCAGACGCGTTTTTCTTGATCATGCAAATGGTATTGTGATAGGACAAACCACGATTATAGAAGATGATGTTTTAATCTATCAAGGTGTAACCTTAGGAGGAACAAGCTTAGAAAGAGGCGTTAAAAGACATCCTACAATTAAAAAAGGAGTTATCATCGGTGCAGGAGCTAAAATTCTTGGAAATATTACAATAGGAGAAAATGCTAAAATCGGCTCAAATGCCGTAGTGGTAAAGGATGTCGGTGCAGGTTTAACTGCGGTGGGAATTCCAGCCTATATTATTGAGCATAAAAAACAAGAAAAAAGCCGTGCTATAGATGAATTTTGCGAAAATAAACTCGATAAACTTGAAAACGAAATTTTAGAACTGAAACGAAAATTTAAAATATAA
- a CDS encoding cupin domain-containing protein: MKITKWNEAEFSPKEVKINVLIDNESGKEIQILLAKDSIMKEHKAPFSIHVQVLSGKIIFEVQNEKLELNALDMISLNPNIPHSLSALENSIVRLSLSKADNIQRLNAVLKKP, translated from the coding sequence ATGAAAATTACAAAATGGAATGAGGCAGAATTTAGCCCTAAAGAAGTTAAAATCAATGTTTTAATAGACAATGAAAGTGGCAAAGAAATCCAAATTTTACTTGCAAAAGATAGTATAATGAAAGAACATAAGGCTCCATTTTCTATACATGTGCAAGTTTTAAGCGGAAAGATTATCTTTGAAGTGCAAAATGAAAAACTAGAGCTCAATGCCTTAGATATGATAAGTTTAAATCCAAATATACCGCATTCTTTGAGTGCTTTAGAAAACTCTATCGTAAGATTAAGTCTTAGCAAAGCAGATAACATTCAAAGGCTTAATGCTGTATTGAAAAAACCTTAA